Within Quercus lobata isolate SW786 chromosome 5, ValleyOak3.0 Primary Assembly, whole genome shotgun sequence, the genomic segment ATCATCAGGGACGCTAAAGCTTTGCCTAAAAGCAGCTAAGGGGGCTCCGACATTTAAAGGATAAGCAAAACCCATCCTAAGCCTAGAAATTAGAAAGAGCTCTGGGGAGGGAAATAAAAGCAAAGGAAAGGGGAAGAATACTTACTTCTAGCTCTAAGGGAGAGGAGGATTCTGGGTTAGTGGACTGGAACACAGGTGAATGCTTGGCAGAGAGAAATTTCGGAAGAACAGAGaatgaaaagtgagaaaatggaTTAAGGTGAACTATTTATAAGAGTTAAGGAAAAGCATCGGTTAGTGAGCAATAATTAACATTAATTAGCAATGATGAAGTAAAAGGGAGTGACCTTAGAAATACCCAGAGCAATCAACACGCGCGCCTCGGTTTGCAAACCGCCAGGTAATAATGATGGCAGAACCAGAGGGTCTGAAGCAACGCGCCTTTTGAGGAGCGCATTTATGGACCGCTGTAACTGCCCAAAATGCGTCCGTTGGATTTCTCAGGCAAATCAATGCCTCTCTGACTCCTTGATTCGTCCCCGGGAGCTGAGAACGAAACAAGGGGGGCTATTATACAGCACCTAGCGTCTAGGTTcatttgggccttgggccaTGAATTAATGATATGGGCCGGGGGTCCAACCTTCTCACCAACAAAAGCCCCGGCCCAAGCCCACAATAACTACTAGTCTAAATTGGGTGTTGTCCGGATACTTGGAAAGCGGACAGTGGACGCCCCGCTCACATGCTGCCCAGGAAATGATTTCTGAGCTCTATACACGTGCCCGGTCACATCGCCATTTAAGTGCTTGGCAGAACCTTAGGAAACTCCTCTGCCGAACACATTTGTTGCAGAGGGAACCGTTCCCAAAGCCACTTGTacctaaaaatccacttaaGTTTATCGACATTGGACCTTTCTTTGCACTAAAGGAGAAGATAATGATGATCACCCCATTAACAAGGGCTATAAATAGGAGGAACGAAGGAATGGGAAATGGATGGAATTTTGggaaaagaaaggagagagaaagaaagagtttgagaagaagaaaacgtagagaaagagagggaagtGCTCCCATTGGGTCCCTAAGCCTAGAACAACCCAAGGTAGGATACCCAGACCCACCacacaaatagattgtgagcccaaaatAGCGGTTTGGCCCTGCAAGCCCGTCTTTGGAGCCTACAATTGGCAGCAAGCCTGTCTTTGGAGCCTACAATAggatttagcatttttagcacCCTTGATAAGAATGCTGTTAGATAACTACGAAATGTCTCTGCGGttaaaatagaaatatatattatgtacaACAGTACAAGGAAGTTAATGTACATAAAGATTTTATGCAAAGTGGCTAGACTGGGCCTAggccttagaaaaaaaaatttaagaatacCATGCCCGGGTTTGACCATTAGTGGCCCGAGCATTgtattcttaaaatttagcataatatatatttagcatTCTAAAAGTATTTAGCATTTGTGGCTGTGCATTTGTGCCATTCTACTAGTAGAACGATACAAActcaaattgtaaaaataaaaagcttattctctctctctttctctcaaaccAACCTTCAACCTCTCACCATCTTGCTCATCATTGTCTCGCCCGTCCGCTTGCCGTCTCACTCACAcccctctcttctttctctctcaagcAGTGGCTTTCTGAGTTGGTTGAGTTGGAGCTTAGCTTGGCGTGGATAGTGATGGCCGTGAAGGAGGGAGGGTTGGCTTTTCtgatttgattttggctatTAAGATTgaataggtttttttatttgagtcttGCGTTGGTAGGGGGTAGGAGTTGCAATGTTGGTGATTTTGGGCAATGCTTGTTAGTTGTGGCAACGGTGGTGCTATGGCTTGGTTAGATATAATTTTGGGTGttggtttttgattttaggATGGGTTTTGTGGTGTTGATGTGGTGGGTTTGGTTCTAGGTGTTATGTGGTGGTCTTGGTGTCCCTAGTGGTGGTGGAGGGTTGTGGGGGTAATGGATGGTGGTGctgtgttttattttgtttttggtttttgttttgttaattttttaatatacttgaggtgttttttagattattttaatatgttgtaatctaaaaagaaaatttgtgatGTAGTGtgtattttaaataattcatcaaGTAAAACTTTGGTGTATTAGAATAGTTGATGcttttttttatgctaaattGTACTTGACCAAATTAACTATGAACAATGACCAAACTAATAATGTTTCCTTAGAGTAATTGCATTAGTCTGACCAAATTTTTCGTTTATTTTACACtaagaacctactttttctattttacactaccaCTTTTCTAAAGCATCgacatcagttcatctattttatttaaataataataatattattattttattaatatctatCCTTTTGATTAATACATATCTTTTTCATCTTAACCTTATCTCAACCGcatctctccctttctctctcaattcttCTTTGCCTCTAGGACTCCCTCAACTCTCTTCATCTCTCATGTCTCAAACCAACACGTCTGGTGCTCTCTGGATTCTCTTCCTCTATCATAtatcaaacccaaaactcaCACATGGTAGAAGATCTGACGGTGGAAGCAAGCAAATCTAGGCAACAGCAAGGCAGATTCGCCAACGGTAGAAGCAAGCAAATAGGGGAAGCAGCAAGGTAGATCCGGCGACAGTAATGGCGGCAGATCCGACTAATTTCTGTTGGgttttttatgtggattttCTGCTGGATTTTTCATATAGGTTCTGttagatttggtttttattgattttggtttgggtttgggatgaGTTTTCTGAAGAGTTTAGGTTGATTATGAGTTAGGTTTTCAGGTGGGTTTagcttgattttgagttggattttctattgattttgGGTCAATTTTTGTGGTGGATTATCAACTATTGAAATAGGTtgcagtggtggtggttgggtggttTTGGGTTGGTAGTTGAGTGTTTCTCCTCctcttcttttattcttttgttggATTGTTGTGTCCATTGGAATGTTGTGTTTCTTTTGCTAGGTTGCTGTGTCCGttgggaaaaagagagaatatgaatggtgagagagaaaaaaaaataaaatattgttataCACCACTACAATAATAGTGTATATTTACATGGTTATTATAACAAAGCTgtaaatatacatatttttacatCCACTTATGAGGgtagttttaaagaaaaattatgtaaattttgacactttttgtattatacacatttttacTCCACTGGCACTAGTGGTGATGCTCTTAGGAATATGGGAAAGTTGGAGGAAAGTGAGGTAAGCCAATCAGGGCAGCACATGCAAATGATTTTTGTAGAGTCGGCAATCACAAATAAAGGTAAAACCACACTTTGCAAATAAAATAACTATAATGgcttcataaaaaataacaataatggGTCTATTGTCCTCTAGACTTTATGATAGACCataatattcaattaaaaaaccccATGTGTCTACATCCCATTGGGCTAGACGTATGACATATGACGTTTCCCATTGGATCAAGACGTACGACATATGACGTTTAAGTCTTCTTAAATCTTAACTTAAGGTGTTaagtcaaaaaaaatataaaaaaagactTCTTAATGTGTGGCTTGGCATGATAAATATGTACTCTCTGTTCACTGACTCTCGTGGTCTCTTCATACTTGAAGCCTTGAACTTGATTTCTCAATCAAGCATTGCTAACCCCTTCAGTAATTTTGGTTGAGTTTGAGATCTCAATTCACAGCTATAGAGCCATGGTGGAGGAAAAGGTTTGTAAAATTGTTAGATTAAGtgaataaatttactattttttaatattttaaatttttttaaaaattatcaatatattACGATATCAAAACAAGAAGTCATGGATTCAATCACCTATGTGACTTTGTACACgttatatttcatttaaaattttcccGTGTTCGCAATTCATTCACGCacaatcattattttttcatgtcaGAACCTGATACTGTTTGTTCTGATTCTTCTGTCGACAAAATCTCCAAGTTTCTCTTTTTGCTTATAATTGTTCTTTGACTTTTCTATTATGTTTTGGCTTAAATATGGATAACATGCTTACAATTTCTCTACTATTATAGAAAACAACATTTATGCGGATCGAGGTCGACCTTCAATGCCATCGCTGCCGCAAGAAGATAAAGAAAGTGCTCTGTAAATTCCCCCGTGAGTCCCTCTTTCTTAAGTAAACGATAGTtatctatacatacatacatacatacatataaatatatatatatatatatatgttgttatgtggctaaaaaagaaaactgagttattgtacatatatatatatatgtgttgtGAACAAGAGAAATACAAGACCAGGCATACATCGAGAAGGAAAACTATGTGGTAATAAAAGTGGTATGTTGCAGTCCTGAAAAGGTAAAGCAAAAGATAATTTGCAAAGGTGGTGATACCATTAAGAGCATTGAGATCATAGAGATTGAGAAGAACACCAACCCACCTGGGAAAGGGAAGAAGCCACCGCAAAAGAAACGCGTGAGATTCGTTGACGAGCTGGAGAAGCCGCCTGAGAAGCAGAAGCCACCTGAGAAGCAGAAGCCACCTGAGATTGTGAACAAGCCACCGCAAAAGAAAGACCCTGAACTGGTTCCAAAGCTTCCTCTTGGACCGGTTGGTGTGCCTGTACGGCCGGGTGGATTTGGGACTTGTTGTACGGAATGTTATGAGGGTCGTGGTGGGGGGCCATGCCTGTATGGTCATGGTACTAGGCCATGGCCACCATTAACACCAAAGCCTCGTGCTGAACCGGTTCCACTGCCGGTTCCTGTACCTGTGCCGGCTTACCCGGTTGGGTTTGGGACGTGTTGTACGGAGTGCTATGAGGGTCGTGATGGGGGGCCATGCCATTATGGTCATGGTAGGCCACCCCCATGTTATGATGGCTACTACTATGGAAAGCCCATTTATGATAGTTATGGTGGCGGGTATAGGAGTTGTTATACTTATGTGAGTCGATGTGAAGAAACTTCCTCTGGATGCACCATCATGTAATTATTGGAAtttgcatgcatgcatgcatggtGATGATAATGGTGATCATGTTCTAGCTAGTTGCCTACTTGCAAGAAGATTAATCAGGATGTATATATGGGTTGTTTAATAAATGTGGTTGGTCATTTTAGTGCTTCTATCAATCATTCCCTCTCCAATGTGTAATgcctacttttctttttttttaagcagtAATGCCTACTTTTGATTTCCCgtgttaattaattttaatgagtTCTTCCTGTAAAGGGTCACAGATGATTGCTGCAGGGCCCAAAGCATTAGGCCGCCTAGGGCCCCCTACggcaaaatatgtttttaaaaaaataacatttacaaatatatatacacacaaagagatatgaaaaaaattattacctTTACATTTTTCCTCTACTTTGTCAACGCCTGGCCTCAATCGAAACAGGACGAAAAAACCGCCACCATTGTCGCGAGCCTTTGTTGGACCACCCGCCATGGCAACAACTCTTGCACGCACAAGGCCCCTCTCGAAATATGACGCTGCAAGTATGCGCATGTGTGATGTGTGGCGTGGTTTGCGCAGAGTTCTAggtgctctctctcttggtGGAGGAGGGTATTTGTCTACCTTTGAAGGTGTGGTAGGAATTTTGGCCAAATTTTAAGAGAATCACCAAAAGTAAGTGAAActgccaccaatcattgggtttttttaaggtgtgattggtcacttgtcatttttcctaatctaatatggatggcaaaaaaaaaatcttgattcttaggtctccggaagtttggttacgtgtggagaaggtgttaggcaccccacaacacCTGTCCAAagacagtcctttgttttgataaaaccttaattttcggAGATTGAtagtaaaaacatgattttgacatTGGCTTTCAgggctttgcatgcatgggggcttttgaggtttggcttttaaATGGGTGTGGCCCCAATCTATACTTTTCTAAGGCTTTCAAGTAAAGTACTAGATTTTCATAGCAAAAATCCAATGAGatgtcaccttactttcacGGCGGAAATTAGGCATCGCTTGCCTTAGGTGACATGGATTGTGACAATCATACCGGAAGGGGCGAGcagatatatatacatatatacatacatcatgcacaatgcaagcatTAGTGGTGTTAGAAAGTTAGATTTTAGCACCAAgaaaaaagctactttatcttaTTTAACTCaccattttacaactcaccttACATCAATGCtcttatttttcacaacacaGTTA encodes:
- the LOC115992067 gene encoding protein PYRICULARIA ORYZAE RESISTANCE 21-like isoform X1 is translated as MVEEKKTTFMRIEVDLQCHRCRKKIKKVLCKFPQIQDQAYIEKENYVVIKVVCCSPEKVKQKIICKGGDTIKSIEIIEIEKNTNPPGKGKKPPQKKRVRFVDELEKPPEKQKPPEKQKPPEIVNKPPQKKDPELVPKLPLGPVGVPVRPGGFGTCCTECYEGRGGGPCLYGHGTRPWPPLTPKPRAEPVPLPVPVPVPAYPVGFGTCCTECYEGRDGGPCHYGHGRPPPCYDGYYYGKPIYDSYGGGYRSCYTYVSRCEETSSGCTIM
- the LOC115992067 gene encoding protein PYRICULARIA ORYZAE RESISTANCE 21-like isoform X2, encoding MRIEVDLQCHRCRKKIKKVLCKFPQIQDQAYIEKENYVVIKVVCCSPEKVKQKIICKGGDTIKSIEIIEIEKNTNPPGKGKKPPQKKRVRFVDELEKPPEKQKPPEKQKPPEIVNKPPQKKDPELVPKLPLGPVGVPVRPGGFGTCCTECYEGRGGGPCLYGHGTRPWPPLTPKPRAEPVPLPVPVPVPAYPVGFGTCCTECYEGRDGGPCHYGHGRPPPCYDGYYYGKPIYDSYGGGYRSCYTYVSRCEETSSGCTIM